Proteins encoded within one genomic window of Ptiloglossa arizonensis isolate GNS036 chromosome 3, iyPtiAriz1_principal, whole genome shotgun sequence:
- the Eys gene encoding eyes shut, giving the protein MHYTRAQTKKFMNERILVLATVLALTTGFSRGLNCSGDPCMYGICLEDANSTYSCYCIDGYTGINCEINWDDCWSDPCLNGGTCNDAVAAYNCTCAEGFVGANCEQRYSECSNQPCLNNGTCLDYDGIICQCPDGYSGDYCEIDASVCNDTICKNGGECVEGPGFSFFCRCPEGWTGRLCDEDIDECVASPCKNGGLCINIPASYTCACLFGYTGKNCDKTIVPCEENPCRNDAVCLFEDERPICYCVPDYHGTLCELKYDDCKSKFANCENGGTCIDGINSFTCACPTFYSGPFCNVYDLPSTVSSIFGESFETDNDKKTTASISFSSRPSTLPESDASSSTTPSMTTQSSTFFKSTSRSYTKWYPVTETSSTIDKNGVTFFGNSGGSSTETTSSLTDVTSIYSVGSKGISQTETVPLEPRTFPDTSNDVSPLYSTVKIETEYETQKSVRNESTTVETTYQEESTETFASIGDTTLFETNSTSGDVPTTRYYPMVTTSAERTTEGITAAGNERSTSFSTVTWSSSFTEFWQNKSSEPSSPTAEVPKTTHPSTVDKWLSTPSSRSSSTDLESSTLTFVNSTPSSLTSSSSARPIFEEVTTVSEPGQLSTEKSSTECHGTLCTNTTVASVRNESHCNCSHRSDCKTGPSITRAAFNGKSYVRQHVDVEISDDNNATLKIFVRLRARFKDGIILHVYFDNEKYALVYLEYGSLKFQFSCGLETMLLGEIDSPVDNGYEVDIDTRFQYFMRNETNKCSARLLVNGTTAVSGEQILPLRGNLPRHANLHLGGIPLIFTHYFSHVSMGFTGCMDSLKINDVQRHFIHDSTETFQIEDCVSFLCLSNPCQNFGACEETNGAVRCRCIAGYTGPFCERSMCDENPCASGATCISSPGTGFVCVCPLGTHGLLCEEDTVINRPSLSVLVPGLSSYIAYGVSNSIKDTMELKMKLIPRTFEQISLIAYLGQSGSRRELSDHLSITYVRGYIMLTWDLGAGVRRIFTSVPLSAATMTATSKSYIAHTVQVGRRGRDAWLAVDGIGNVSGRVIGSMTRLDVSPILYIGGHKSKNFESLPHDLPLHTGFSGCIFDIELRTESAIYPITSSSPATGRGVGECHRNECIRHSCKNGAVCLNHGATYSCICTKEWMGSDCSIPVEALSFVDSSSCHTSN; this is encoded by the exons ATGCATTATACAAGAGCGCAGACAAAAAAATTCATGAATGAGAGAATCCTTGTACTGGCAACTGTCCTGGCTTTAACGACTGGTTTTTCACGGGGACTGAATTGCAGCGGTGATCCCTGTATGTACGGGATTTGTTTAGAGGATGCGAACAG CACTTACTCCTGTTATTGCATCGACGGTTACACCGGAATTAACTGCGAGATTAATTGGGACGACTGTTGGTCCGATCCATGCCTGAACGGAGGGACGTGCAACGACGCCGTTGCAGCGTACAATTGCACCTGCGCCGAGGGTTTTGTAG GGGCAAATTGCGAGCAAAGATACAGCGAGTGCTCGAATCAACCGTGTCTGAATAACGGGACCTGCCTGGACTACGATGGCATCATTTGCCAGTGTCCTGATGGATATTCAG GGGATTATTGCGAAATCGACGCATCGGTTTGCAACGACACCATATGCAAGAATGGAGGCGAATGCGTGGAAGGACCTGGATTCTCATTCTTTTGCCGATGTCCCGAAG GATGGACCGGCCGATTGTGCGACGAGGATATCGACGAATGCGTTGCATCACCGTGCAAAAACGGTGGTCTCTGCATCAACATACCCGCTTCGTACACTTGCGCTTGCTTGTTCG GGTACACTGGTAAAAATTGTGACAAAACTATCGTACCCTGCGAGGAGAATCCCTGCAGAAACGACGCGGTATGTTTATTCGAAGACGAACGTCCGATTTGTTACTGTGTCCCGGACTACCACGGGACGTTATGCGAGCTAAAATACGACGACTGCAAGTCGAAATTCGCAAACTGCGAAAACGGAGGTACTTGTATCGACGGGATCAACAGTTTCACCTGTGCTTGCCCAACGTTCTACAGCGGGCCATTTTGCAACGTATACGATCTTCCATCGACCGTTTCTTCGATATTCGGGGAATCGTTCGAAACCGATAACGATAAGAAAACTACTGCCAGTATTTCGTTCTCATCGAGGCCGTCGACACTGCCCGAAAGTGACGCCTCGTCGTCGACCACCCCTTCCATGACAACCCAGTCTTCGACCTTCTTCAAGAGTACCAGCCGTTCTTACACAAAATGGTACCCAGTCACTGAAACATCCTCGACCATAGACAAGAACGGTGTTACCTTCTTTGGTAACAGTGGTGGTAGCAGTACAGAAACTACCTCGTCGCTTACCGATGTCACGTCGATATATTCCGTTGGAAGTAAAGGAATATCTCAAACTGAAACCGTCCCGTTAGAACCCCGAACATTTCCCGATACTTCGAACGATGTCTCCCCGTTGTACTCAACGGTAAAGATTGAAACGGAATACGAGACGCAGAAATCAGTTCGCAACGAAAGCACCACCGTTGAAACCACTTACCAAGAAGAAAGTACCGAGACGTTTGCATCCATCGGTGACACAACCCTTTTTGAAACGAATAGTACGTCGGGAGATGTGCCAACTACAAG ATATTATCCTATGGTGACCACGTCCGCTGAGAGAACCACCGAAGGAATCACAGCAGCGGGAAATGAAAGAAGCACCTCATTTTCTACCGTGACATGGTCTTCGAGTTTTACAGAGTTCTGGCAAAATAAAAGTTCAGAACCGAGTTCGCCAACAGCCGAAGTGCCAAAAACCACTCATCCCTCGACCGTAGACAAATGGCTGTCTACACCGTCATCGAGATCCTCGAGTACAGATCTGGAAAGTTCTACGCTCACGTTCGTTAACAGCACCCCTTCGTCGTTGACGAGTAGTTCCTCTGCGAGACCGATATTCGAGGAAGTTACCACCGTGAGCGAACCGGGACAATTATCCACTGAGAAAAGTAGTACCGAGTGTCACGGGACGTTATGCACAAACACCACGGTAGCATCTGTGCGCAACGAGAGTCAC TGCAACTGTTCGCATCGCAGCGACTGTAAGACTGGTCCTAGTATAACGCGCGCAGCTTTTAATGGAAAATCTTACGTGAGACAGCACGTCGACGTAGAGATTTCCGATGATAACAACGCGACGTTAAAGATTTTCGTGAGACTCAGAGCGCGTTTCAAGGACGGTATTATACTCCATGTCTACTTCGACAATGAAAAGTACGCTTTAGTGTATTTGGAATACGGTTCTTTGAAATTCCAATTTTCCTGCGGGCTTGAAACCATGTTACTCGGTGAGATCGATTCACCTGTCGACAATGGATACGAAGTAGATATTGATACAAG ATTTCAATACTTCATgagaaacgaaaccaataaatgttcAGCTCGGTTGCTAGTGAATGGAACTACGGCCGTTAGCGGTGAACAAATTTTGCCATTGCGTGGAAACCTCCCACGACATGCCAACTTACATTTAGGTGGCATACCATTAATATTTACACattatttttcgcacgtctccATGGGATTTACCGGTTGCATGGATTCCTTGAAG ATAAACGATGTCCAACGTCATTTCATTCACGATTCTACAGAAACGTTTCAAATCGAAGATTGCGTGTCTTTTTTGTGCCTATCAAAtccatgccaaaattttggtgcATGCGAAGAGACAAATGGCGCAGTACGTTGTAGATGTATAGCCGG ATACACAGGCCCATTTTGTGAGCGCTCAATGTGCGATGAAAATCCTTGTGCGTCAGGTGCAACTTGCATCAGCTCGCCAGGGACGGGTTTCGTTTGCGTTTGCCCGCTTGGAACTCACGGACTCTTATGTGAAGAAG ATACCGTTATAAATCGACCATCACTCTCAGTACTTGTACCTGGATTATCATCGTATATCGCTTACGGTGTCTCGAATTCTATAAAAGATACcatggaattgaaaatgaaactcATACCACGAACCTTTGAACAAATATCTCTTATAGCTTACTTGGGACAAAGCGGATCGCGACGCGAACTATCGGATCACCTTTCCATAACATATGTCCGTGGTTACATTATGCTAACGTGGGATTTAGGAGCAG GCGTGCGCAGAATATTTACAAGCGTTCCTTTGAGCGCTGCAACAATGACAGCAACAAGTAAGAGTTATATAGCCCATACGGTTCAAGTTGGAAGAAGAGGTAGAGATGCGTGGCTTGCTGTAGATGGTATAGGTAATGTAAGTGGGCGAGTGATTGGCTCCATGACTCGACTCGACGTATCACCGATACTTTATATTG gtGGACACAAATCAAAGAACTTTGAATCATTACCCCACGATTTACCTCTCCATACTGGATTTTCTGGATGCATATTTGACATTGAATTGCGGACGGAAAGCGCAATTTATCCAATAACAAGTTCTAGTCCTGCAACAGGTCGTGGTGTTGGTGAATGCCACCGTAATGAATGCATTCGTCATTCATGTAAAAATGGCGCAGTATGTTTAAATCATGGGGCTACATATAG tTGTATTTGTACAAAAGAATGGATGGGTTC
- the LOC143144378 gene encoding SET domain-containing protein SmydA-8, with protein MNFPDIVEPERVKEVLVTHLKTNNIYRDGTQPWTVGYSKLGGRGLFATRDIAPNELIFVDAPLVIGPRCVGKHLEMCVCCYKNECPLFPCDRGCGLPVCSLQCENSPKHVNYECTYLRSLVPTCGTDWSLHLLLAVIPIRSLFMTEQQRDCLAVLQCDQTLTPSYEIELLQRNVANPPSEEDVKLMKRVCGAFNTNAFETVSVQDKDHSSSLRGLYPMGALQNHCCVPNTRHHFDGEQRLYVNAALPISAGEELTMSYTSLFWDTTLRRQFLSVTKHFSCTCKRCSDPTEFGSRLAALLCASDECSGNLLPRDPLKMGSCWICDECSMIISNRQICSIRSGLAAITEEALFKTPRQIFKFMQKELSAVIPPNNYLIMDLKFRIISYYGRTENLQWADLTDAELDVKCKYCNDLLTILDLLNCGDCKKRGLVLYELYRTNVEKIKRLQQKQNIKNEDAHFSVENDENKHLLEKAMTILQNDVVAVATFEYDKKFFK; from the exons ATGAATTTCCCGGATATCGTCGAGCCGGAGAGAGTGAAGGAAGTGTTGGTGACGCATTTGAAAACGAATAACATCTATCGCGACGGTACGCAACCGTGGACCGTTGGTTATTCGAAATTGGGGGGCCGCGGTTTGTTCGCCACACGGGACATCGCGCCGAACGAGTTGATATTCGTCGACGCGCCCCTGGTGATCGGACCGAGATGCGTGGGCAAACATCTAGAAATGTGCGTGTGCTGTTACAAGAACGAGTGTCCGCTCTTTCCGTGCGATCGAGGCTGCGGGCTGCCGGTGTGCTCGTTGCAATGCGAAAATTCACCGAAGCATGTGAACTACGAATGCACGTACCTCAGGTCATTGGTACCGACTTGCGGGACCGACTGGTCCCTGCACTTGTTGCTGGCTGTGATACCGATCCGCTCGCTGTTCATGACCGAACAGCAACGCGATTGTTTAGCCGTGCTCCAATGCGACCAGACTCTCACCCCCAGTTACGAG ATCGAACTGCTTCAACGAAACGTAGCAAATCCCCCGAGCGAAGAAGACGTGAAGTTAATGAAACGCGTATGCGGAGCGTTCAACACGAACGCGTTCGAAACGGTCAGCGTCCAGGATAAAGACCATTCGTCGAGTTTGCGTGGACTCTATCCGATGGGGGCATTGCAAAATCATTGTTGCGTACCGAATACGAGACACCATTTCGACGGAGAACAGCGGCTCTATGTTAACGCTGCACTTCCGATCTCTGCTGGAGAAGAGCTTACCATGTCTTACACGAGTTTATTTTGGGACACAACACTACGAAGGCAATTTTTAAGCGTCACTAAACATTTTTCCTGCACGTGCAAAAGATGCAGCGATCCTACG GAATTCGGATCTAGATTAGCAGCACTTTTGTGTGCGTCCGATGAATGTTCCGGAAATTTGTTACCTCGAGATCCTCTTAAAATGGGGTCTTGTTGGATATGCGATGAATGCTCTATGATCATAAGCAATCGACAG ATATGCTCGATTCGTTCAGGCCTGGCAGCTATAACGGAAGAAGCTTTGTTCAAAACTCCacgtcaaattttcaaatttatgcaaaaggaactttcaGCGGTGATTCCTCCCAATAATTATCTCATTATGGACCTAAAATTCCGAATTATTTCATATTATGGCAGAACTGAAAATCTTCAGTGGGCAG ATTTAACTGACGCTGAACTCGATGTAAAATGCAAATACTGCAATGATTTACTAACTATCTTAGACCTATTGAATTGTGGTGACTGCAAAAAAAGAG GTCTCGTTTTGTATGAATTATATCGCACAaatgttgaaaaaataaaacgacttcAACAAaagcaaaatataaaaaatgaagatGCACATTTTTCTGTAGAG AATGATGAAAACAAGCATCTTTTAGAGAAAGCAATGACTATACTGCAGAACGATGTTGTTGCAGTTGCTACTTTCGAATACgacaaaaaattctttaaataa
- the LOC143144680 gene encoding uncharacterized protein LOC143144680, with translation MSKSSIRKITVDPTKCNTDSRRLSVFERLGTKPAVTAGQNSSDYCRNWALNGSCSYGKNCKYANTHTLISPSKRAKKDNAIASTTGLIEDPFKRLTSKIVKKASHSPDLNLEEWNQTDLEYEDEKVLERRRQLLQRELELQMKKDKEVHGKDKVRQKKKAMTSSSSSRTSSTSSSSSSSSSEDSTSSSTSDSRKKVKKIKSKRHHSGSTDYDEDKERRRKLKLKRLGTKNEKPAIKKKRKFENSSTKKEVTARSAKKYTTSSTSRKHSSTPRTRSPAIQVPAAVTSATTVLGSSISVPHHGTSSKVRERNRSESPKVTKTRDVDKEDRHYKKVRDVDELSKDSTKNKSFDKNKEQEKDKNRTIDEKIKPEDRLKVKCKDKEIRSRTPPTSERSKHQHSKETVSTKPRRSRTPEKSSRSKRESTPSKTQDRQISTNRSRDVEKKDRESHKSDKTKDREDIRKTEQSSKTRQVPSQEENHRRIGKEFDDKTYMGDKTRQKSRERRDKDHTRDERGHSRLGRDQRDLRDKDKEELPERCRERQRERDRERDRDRERDRDRERDRDRDRDRDRDRDRDRDRDRDRDRDRDRDRDREKESIKPRDRDVPPLVSTSISLTTDKNSRYSRDKERIVGKDSAFEKNGTRERRSDRERERSETKALSDRDRTTTQRIDNRYDRSTVDKDTSTRKAGVNSPRDRVDRFPRERSIDRASLLDKNVHNVPPPSQAPSLPPVQSSIASSSSSSAPATLSTSRDNLIDRIDPGHYDRERHRRFSTRYDRTHTSEHDQSRVTPTKVDRLIERRETSPRRTIEIDRNYNRNYGRLSEHWDEQEEASTHLDYREHHVHEDDRRKTVDGRRYDSPFDERRGIREERSRESRYVVQAADRTSFEDHRHHHHHHRHPLYAGEKLRSNASIRDENVPNDDWDNHHRDVEHGRERTYGPVDWEEREWRVRTLWDSRDSLPRSEVHDDDWNSRYDNSVSDWKSSDTRKWDNQSVHIRGHYRNDRSKELELGESTSHNKRRTYNTSETRDECTVHSSKQASLYGSMKEEPINKKLMELAEGKLSTTREKSTESFQKKAISKEKSETKETVTTEPKRSCIDESLQTLHTESDLSDISDDPDDILNMEDITDVDTNKTRANKKTPDITQRDAQSITQEADPSSPKEIIEETVFNTKGKDNADSMSFRNIEDENMVTMDFEEISDGELEEDIKTSGKGLGDALGVDWESLVKETQPRISASCNQNAENRWQCKAILHRIGVSAKYAGEDLMKKLTKKCGKDDHPEFFLHNVAFMHTALARNRLLHNLNNDVLPAMDDFLYRNSNVNIEEDVDYNLEVLRPCTTLYEEAKCLLQQVV, from the exons ATGTCAAAATCAAGCATAAGGAAAATAACGGTTGACCCTACGAAATGTAATACAGACTCTCGTCGACTAAGTGTGTTTGAGAGGTTGGGGACCAAACCAGCAGTTACTGCCGGTCAAAATTCATCGGATTATTGCAGAAACTGGGCATTGAACGGCAGTTGTTCCTACGGAAAGAATTGCAA ATATGCAAATACTCACACATTGATAAGTCCATCAAAGCGTGCCAAGAAGGATAATGCTATTGCGAGTACAACAGGA CTTATTGAGGATCCATTTAAAAGGCTTACTTCTAAGATCGTAAAAAAGGCATCGCACAGTCCTGATTTAAATTTAGAAGAGTGGAATCAGACAGATTTGGAGTACGAGGACGAAAAAGTGTTGGAAAGGCGTAGACAGTTGTTACAACGTGAACTGGAGTtacaaatgaagaaagataaAGAAGTTCATGGAAAGGACAAAGTGAGACAGAAGAAAAAGGCAATGACCTCTTCCTCTAGTTCTCGTACTTCAAGTACATCTAGCAGTAGTAGCAGTTCTAGCAGCGAAGATTCAACTTCTAGTTCAACATCTGATTCACGAAAGAaggttaaaaaaattaaatctaaGCGGCACCATAGTGGTTCTACAGATTATGATGAAGATAAAGAAAGACGAAGAAA ATTGAAATTGAAAAGGCTTGGAACCAAGAATGAGAAGCCAGCCATTAAGAAGAAACGCAAGTTTGAAAATAGTTCTACAAAGAAAGAAGTTACTGCTAGATCAGCAAAGAAGTACACCACATCCTCAACATCAAGAAAGCATTCTTCTACTCCTCGCACAAGATCGCCAGCAATACAAGTGCCTGCAGCAGTAACATCTGCAACAACAGTGTTAGGTTCTTCCATATCTGTGCCTCATCATGGAACATCTAGTAAAGTTAGAGAACGAAACAGAAGTGAATCTCCAAAAGTAACAAAAACCAGAGATGTAGATAAAGAGGACAGACATTATAAAAAAGTACGAGATGTAGATGAATTATCTAAAGACAGTACTAAGAATAAATCTTTTGATAAAAACAAAGAGCAGGAGAAAGACAAAAATCGTACAAtagatgaaaaaataaaacccGAAGACAGATTGAAAGTAAAATGTAAAGACAAGGAAATACGCTCCAGAACACCACCAACATCTGAGAGATCAAAACATCAACACTCGAAAGAAACAGTTTCAACAAAACCTCGCCGTAGTCGAACGCCTGAAAAATCATCGAGATCAAAACGAGAGTCCACACCATCAAAAACTCAAGATAGGCAGATTTCAACAAACAGATCCCGAGATGTAGAGAAAAAAGATCGTGAATCGCATAAAAGTGACAAAACTAAAGACAGAGAAGATATCAGAAAAACTGAACAAAGTAGTAAAACCAGGCAAGTGCCAAGTCAAGAAGAAAACCATAGAAGAATTGGTAAAGAATTTGATGATAAAACTTATATGGGGGATAAAACACGACAAAAGAGTAGAGAAAGACGTGATAAAGACCATACGAGGGACGAACGCGGTCATTCGAGGCTTGGTCGAGATCAACGAGACCTTCGTGATAAAGACAAAGAAGAATTACCAGAACGATGTCGCGAACGACAACGAGAGAGAGATCGCGAACGTGATAGAGATCGAGAACGTGATCGAGATcgcgagagagatagagatcgCGACCGTGATCGTGATCGAGATCGGGATCGAGATCGTGATCGTGATCGTGATCgtgatcgagatcgagatcgtGACCGTGATAGAGAAAAAGAATCAATAAAACCAAGGGATAGGGATGTTCCTCCTTTAGTTTCAACATCTATAAGTTTAACAACGGATAAAAATTCGCGTTATAGTCGGGACAAAGAACGAATAGTAGGAAAAGATAGTGCCTTTGAAAAGAATGGTACTCGAGAACGTAGAAGTGATAGAGAAAGGGAACGATCCGAAACAAAAGCACTTTCTGATCGAGATAGAACAACTACCCAACGAATTGATAATAGATACGACAGAAGTACTGTTGATAAGGATACATCTACTCGTAAAGCTGGTGTAAATTCACCTAGAGATCGTGTCGATCGTTTTCCACGTGAAAGATCTATAGACAGAGCATCTTTGCTTGATAAAAATGTACATAATGTTCCACCACCATCACAAGCACCTTCTTTACCACCTGTTCAATCTTCCATAGCATCTTCGTCATCCTCGTCTGCACCAGCTACTCTTTCAACATCGCGAGATAACTTAATTGACAGAATAGATCCTGGACATTATGATCGAGAAAGACACCGACGATTTAGTACAAGGTATGATCGTACTCATACATCTGAACATGATCAGTCGCGTGTTACACCGACTAAAGTTGATCGTTTGATCGAAAGACGAGAAACTAGTCCACGACGTACGATTGAAATAGACAgaaattataatagaaattacggACGATTGTCTGAACATTGGGATGAGCAAGAGGAAGCGTCGACGCATTTAGATTATCGTGAGCATCATGTTCACGAAGATGATAGAAGAAAAACTGTTGATGGAAGAAGATATGATAGTCCGTTTGATGAAAGACGTGGAATTCGCGAAGAAAGATCTCGAGAATCTAGATATGTTGTTCAAGCAGCAGATAGAACATCTTTTGAAGATCATcggcatcatcatcatcatcacagACATCCACTCTATGCTGGAGAAAAATTAAGGAGTAATGCGTCAATTCG AGACGAAAATGTTCCTAATGATGATTGGGATAATCATCATCGAGATGTAGAACATGGTAGAGAACGAACTTATGGACCCGTTGATTGGGAGGAAAGAGAATGGCGAGTTAGAACATTGTGGGACAGTAGAGACAGTCTTCCACGTTCAGAAGTGCACGATGACGACTGGAATTCCCGATATGACAATTCTGTATCAGATTGGAAATCAAGTGACACCCGAAAATGGGATAATCAATCCGTACATATTCGTGGTCATtacagaaacgatcgatcgaaagaattagAATTAGGAGAGTCTACATCGCATAA TAAAAGGAGAACTTATAATACTTCTGAAACTAGAGATGAGTGTACAGTTCATAGCTCCAAACAAGCATCTTTGTACGGTAGTATGAAAGAAGAACCAATCaataaaaaattaatggaaCTTGCAGAAGGTAAATTGTCCACAACTCGCGAAAAATCTACAGAGAGTTTTCAAAAGAAAGCTATATCAAAAGAAAAATCGGAAACAAAAGAAACCGTTACAACTGAACCCAAACGTTCTTGTATTGATGAATCGTTACAGACGCTTCATACTGAAAGCGATCTTAGCGATATTAGCGATGATCCAGATGATATACTAAACATGGAAGATATTACA GATGTTGATACGAATAAAACACGAGCAAATAAGAAAACTCCTGATATTACACAAAGAGATGCCCAATCAATAACTCAAGAGGCGGATCCGTCGTCTCCAAAGGAAATTATAGAAGAAACAGTTTTTAATACAAAAGGAAAAGATAATGCCGACTCAATGTCATTCAG AAATATAGAAGATGAAAATATGGTAACTATGGACTTTGAAGAAATTTCCGATGGTGAATTAGAAGAGGATATTAAAACAAGTGGTAAAGGTTTAGGCGATGCTCTAGGAGTTGACTGGGAAAGTCTTGTAAAAGAAACGCAACCTCGAATATCTGCATCGTGTAATCAAAATGCAGAAAACCGTTGGCAATGCAAAGCAATTCTCCATAGAATTGGTGTTTCTGCAAAATATGCAGGCGAAGAtctaatgaaaaaattaacaaaaaaatgTGGAAAAGACG atCACCCAGAATTTTTTCTTCACAATGTTGCATTTATGCACACAGCACTTGCACGAAATCGCCTGCTACACAATTTAAATAATGACGTGTTACCTGCGATGGATGATTTTCTATATAG GAATAGTAATGTAAATATTGAAGAGGACGTGGATTACAATTTAGAAGTTCTGAGACCTTGTACAACTTTATATGAAGAGGCAAAATGTTTATTACAACAAGTTGTGTGA